In Nicotiana tabacum cultivar K326 chromosome 10, ASM71507v2, whole genome shotgun sequence, the DNA window AAGTTTGTTTCTTTGAATTTTGCTTAGGCAAAAAACAAAAAGGGGGTCTTTTTGTAGGAAAACAGAGTTAGTAGAAAGGAGAAAACTTTAAAGAAATGGAGAGGGAGATGATCAGTGATGTGATGGTAGTATCAAAATTCAAGAggatttgtgtgttttgtgggagtagtcaagggaaaaagagtagtTATCAAGATGCTGCTATTGAGCTTGGCAATGAATTGGTACTGTCAATAATGGCACTTACTCCACCCTTTTGTTTTCTTCATCTTTGTTTGTGTTTTTGTATTATCCCTTTTGGTGTTTTGTCTTCTTGGACTGAGAATGTGTTGTTTTCTGACCTTTTCCTCATTTGGGTGTTTTTGCAAAAATggggtctttttttttttggtttggggggggggggtggtggAGGGAGGGGTCCCTGTATCTACATTCTTGATAGGAAAAATGGGGTCTTTTTTGAAGTTACTGCAAGTTTTATAGAATGTATAAACATGTCGATTGGAATTTTAGGTTGATTCCTCTCTTTTTGGGTAAAATTTTTTCATGCAAATGTGATGTTTCTTTGAGGGTGAAAAGCTTGCATGCAATGTTTCTATATCCCTGTCAAACAACAacctctgtgtgtgtgtgttttttttttctggtCATTTAGGTGTTTACCCATACTGTCCATGTCTAGGTTCTCTTTTCTTGAAGTTACTTTCCCTTTTGAAATAAACAATGTTCTCTGCTTACTttcctttctattctctcattgTAGATTATCTTCAACTTAtgcctcatcatcttcttcatatATGAAAACTAAATATTGCTAACAAGACATTTCGTTTTTGGCTCGGTATTATCCATTTTCATCTTTACAAAATGTGAATGTGCTTAGTTTTTAAGTCTGTTTAGATGTTGTAGATCCAAATTCCACCtttatctttgtttttttttggttaatAAGTACTTGGACTGATCTGAGTTTTCTTGTAATTGAAGGTCTCAAGAAACATTGATTTGGTCTATGGAGGAGGCAGCATAGGCCTAATGGGTTTGGTTTCACAGGCAGTTCATGATGGTGGTAGGCATgttattgggtgagaatgagattaaatataaatttaacttattagtagtattttattattttgtaaagtTATCTTTGTGGGACCCTTTGAGATGCGGAGCTTCTCCAGTCCTGCGTAGTAAATGTGGGATCTTTTGCACCTAGTGTCTTTTTTTTATAGTATTTCATTAACATGGGCAATTAAGTAAAGCTTCTTAATTATTACTACTATGTTTAGTGTTCTTGATTTCTTCTCCATTTAAACTACTAATTTCTTGTCATGTTATTGTCTGCCCTGCAGAGTTATTCCCAAGACACTCATGCCTAGAGAGGTATGTCTGATGTAATCTTGAAAAGTCTTAGGCCTTTCttgattattatattattaaaaaaataaagaaaaactcaaTAGTATATTCCATGGTTTTATGAGTTGAGACTTTGAGTTATTTAGGAGTTAGGAGTACTTTACTCTTTAAAATATTAACAATGGTTTCTGTCAGTTTTAATGTACAAAAGAAATTGTATTGATAAATATTTCATTGTCTGTGCtttccttttctttgtaatttttcTGGGGTTATAAAGAACACTGCTTCTTTCTTGGTCCTTATTGACCTTATCCATATCCCATAGTACTTTGGCAGCTGGCTTTTCACTAGTTTTATGCATTCTTAGGTTGCTAATGTTTTCtctgatttttcctttttctgaGTAGCATAGCATGCTTTATTTACCCTGTTAGTCTGTTTCCTGCTGTTAGAGTTGTTGTAGTTTTCCCTCTTGGCTGTTTGTGGTATTGAtacatgtacatgtatatatgttTATTTAGTGGTGTATATGTTTCCTTTCTTTAAGAGTGTCTACCGGAAAAAGTTTCTCCGCCCTTCTGTGGGCAAGGCCGCGGACATCTTACTCTCCCAAGAATTTACTGGGCATGTGGGTGTCTTTGTGGTGTATATGTTGGTGatgattttcatcttcaaattCAAGATTTTTGGGATTTAACTCCATTTTCTGAAAAACTCGTCATTGCTTTCACTGCATTAATGCACTACACTACAACAAGAAACTTGTTTTTCTCTGACCCTTTAACCCCCACCACACAACACACCCTTTTTCCCTTCATTTCTCCCAAGAAgcacaaatttcaaaaataaattaatattttattatcctTTCAACAGTTAACTGGTGAAACAGTAGGAGAAGTGAAGGCAGTTGCAGATATGCATCAAAGGAAAGCAGAAATGGCTAGGCATTCTGATGCTTTTATTGCCTTACCAGGTTGGTATAAGCACTGCAACTCCAATTTTCACTCTTTGTACTAAATTTTGCCAATAAAAAAAGAATATCAGGTGCTTTGATTTTGCTAATTTGGGCATAGATTCAACATCTCTCTTCTCTGTTTTATTCTTTTCAGAGTTCAGATTGTCATATTCTAAGCTTAGTACTCCTTTATCTTTCCTCAATAACTTTTAAGAGAAGTAACATCTACCATGTGCATCACTAATAACTCTctttgttccaatttatgtgaaccttttCACTTTTCGAGTTAAAATTTAGATATTAAAAAACTATACGAAAAGTACAAGTTTGCAATTTTTCTTATGTCAATATGATGAAAAAATACGTTTCAAAATGTGGTCAAAGTTTACACAGTTTGGATCTCGAAAAGCGAAAAGTTTCAGAACTGAGGGAGTAGCATTTAGAATTTTTTTCAAGATTTCATATGGACTTGATATACTTTCCTCTTGTATAAAAGTACCAAAACAAGTTACTTGCTCTTTGTTCGTTCTATTGTATAAACTGTTTATATGTGTTTATAAACGCATGTGGTTTGATCCTTTCCCGGACCCCACACCTTATATGTGTGGGGAATTGTCTCTTCTTGGCAAATGAGGGATGTTCTATCCAAAAAGGCAGAGGACAAGCTGAATAAAGATAGTCCTAGTTAAGTAGTAGACCAAGTTGACACCTATTACAGAAAAAATGTGAAATCTTGAAAATAATCAGTTTGGTTCTTTGTAGTCTCACAAACCCCAAAACTCATGATTAGAAACCTACAGTTCAAACCCTAGTGTGTTGACCTATCAACATCTTGCACTGAAAATTAAGAGCTGTTTTACTGTGAtttattcttttccttaaatGTGCATATAGCCTCTGAGTTTTCCTCCTGCAAAAATCTTCCCTTATCTTACTgaggaaaataaaaaagagaactGTCAAACTTTCACAAAATTGTAAATGACAACTAGCTGCTGTATCTAACAAGGCATCATGCTCACTCTATTCAAGGAATTCTACTTCTCCAAAAAATTTAACTAGTCATACACTTATTGTGGCTGCATTTCAGAAAGCTtcaaaaccaaataaaaaatattttttttcagagACATTATAGCCTAAGATCTTAGCAGAGGAGCATGCATCCTATTTGCTGAAGGGTGAGGTCAATAAATGCCAAAATTCAGACAACAAAGTCAGTTTGAGAAAGTTGTAGGAAGTCATTATTTACTGCAGTATGAGACATAAAAGAGCATAGTTGTATACAAAGCACAATAAGTCAATTCTTTTGCCATGGTGTAATAAATGCTCATGTGAGCTAACATTATAGCTCTTAACCCTTTTTTCTAAAACCCCTTTATTCATTCCTTGTATCATTCTTCCTTGTAATAAACCTTTGCTTACATTAGGGTAGATTGTCTGCATCACACCCTGGTGGGCCCTTCCCCGTCGTAAACGCGGGATGCTTCGTGCACCCGGCTAAATATTTTCTCATTCTTCTGCAAATGTTTTCGAAAGGTTTCTTAGTTAATTTTTCACTTGACTTATTTCATCAACCAAAGAAGAATTTTTTAGTTTTGACTAATGAATAAAACGATAACGAAATACTCCATTGCATCCAGGTGGTTATGGCACACTTGAGGAGCTACTTGAAGTGATTACATGGGCACAACTTGGCATCCACGATAAGCCGGTATATATTGATGCATGCAATTTCTTTTATCATTACCGCTACTTTGTACCTATACAGTCTAGCTCGACAAATTCAGAATTAAAAGCACCATATGCAATGTACGTTTTGCAGGTAGGATTGCTGAATGTGGATGGATATTACAAttcattattgtcatttattgaCAAAGCTGTGGAGGAAGGGTTCATTAGTCCCAATGCTCGCGAGATCATTGTATCTGCACCAACAGCAAAGGAGCTGGTCAAGAAACTGGAGGTAATATCTTATGCATGTCGTTACACGAATTACCTTAAGAAAATGACTTGTTATGTTTCTCTAAGCTTCATTAACAGCCAAGAAACGTTGATCTCTTCTGGTTAAAACAGAGAAATATGTTGATATGATGCCGTTCGTATTATGTACTAGCATTGGTCGATATGACAGTCCGTACTTAATAAACTGCATATATCTTGCAATTGCAGGAATATGTTCCTTGCCACGAACGAGTTGCTTCCAAGTTGAGCTGGGAGATGGAGCAGCTTGGCTATCCGCAAGCACAAGAAATGGCGCGGTGAAAAAAGAATGGAATTGCAGCATAGAAGTGTGCATTAGGAATTGAAAATATCAAACTGGAAGAAGCTAACTTGAATGAAATTCTTAATTTTTGTTGTGTGGGGGGATACTTTTTTTTGTAAATCAATCTAGAAATGACAGACAGCATCATATGTCCTATTCTCCCTTCACATGGAAATGTCCTTATTTTACTGTAAGCTGTAACTACTAAGATGCATATGGACTTCCCTTTTAATGTCAACTTACCAAGCTTTTCTTTTTCCTCCTCTGTTTCTTGTTCTTTATGTAAGTTTTCCTCATTTTTTCATTTGGATTGTCTTCCAACTTGATTTTTAAAGAACACCAACAACCTGAAAATTGATCATCCAACTGTTGAAAAAGGGCCCATTATTTACCCTGATTGAGTCTTCGAAAATTACTTCAAGGTAGCTCGGTGCGCGAAGTATCCTGCGCTCACGCAGGGTCTGGAGAACGGCGGCACCCTAAAGGGTTGTAATGTAGGCAACCTTCTGAGGGTATGGCAACCTATCTGAGGGTCTGGGGAACAGTCGCACCCTAAAGGGGTGTGATGTTGGCAGCCTACCCTAATTCAAGCATCaatttcacggctcgaacccgtgagctataggtcacacggagacaactttatcATTGCTCCAAGACTATCCTCAGGTACTTGAGGCAAACTTAAAAAATTGTAAACAACTTTGTCCTTGCATTCTTGGTGGCAAACATCATGTTGATCAATTGGTAAAATGTCATCTCTGTACTTTCTTCTTTGACTATGTGAATTCACTTATTCCTTTCACCACATTCATATTCAAAGTCAACAATAGAAATACCAACTTGTTAATAATAACTAGGTTGTTACTATCAAATCAAGGCATTTTTAtgtccttttctcttttcttcatctAGTATCTATACTGCATTGACAATGAGACATATTTGCCAATGATGCTCCTCTAGCTGAGGACCAACTAATAGTactaaatacaagataattaaacTGTCTATAAAAGAAAGTAACAAAAGCTTTTGATTAAGCATAAGTGGAGAAGAGGGACCATGTCCTCTAACAGAAGCACATGTTTCAACTGATATCCTATTGATGTTTGCTGTTAAGGTTTCTACTATGGGACAACCATAACAAAACTATGATCCACCACCAATGACAAGTACCAGAAATGAGGCCGGCCGGAGCTGATAAGAGGGAGAAGGAAGGGCCCTCTGCTTCTTATTCAGGGTAACAATAAGTTGTGGTTGGTCCCCTTGCTAACGAATGAGAGATTGACATGTGTCGCCCAGAAGCAAATCCAGAATTTAAAGCAAGCAGGTTCAGAATATACaatattcattttttttgttatGTATAATCACTTAGTGTTAGTCTTGTATTTCCGTATTCTTAGATTTCTGTTATTACTTGTTGCTTTCACTTCAGTTTTCTGATTGCATTACTTAGTGTTAGCCTTGTAAATTTGCTTAGTTTTTCGATTGGTTTGCTTGTTGTTGCCCCTTCTTTTTATCTTTCctaagccgagggtctaccggaaacaacCTCTATGCCTTCttaaaggtaggggtaaggtctgcgtattcTACCGGAAACAGCCTTTTTACCTTCttaaaggtaggggtaaggtctgcgtacgcaCTAACCTTCACAGACCCCACTTGTAGAATTATactgattttttttattgttattgctATTGTTGTTATATACAATCAGAGACGGACCCATGATTTGAAGATGACGAGGGCACATGAGTGGACTGCTCAACCAGTAGCTCTATCGAACTTTTGATCTTAAGAGTTCAGAATAAAATATATGACCGTTTTcaatatatacacatatatatctAGAATTTTGCCTAAGTTACATGGGTCTGGTGACCCCTCTACTCCAAACATAGGTCCGCGTCTGTTTATAATTCGATTTTCAAGAGTGATTCAGACTCACAGAACCCGCTCTAGATCCGCCTTTAGTGTCCCAATGAGTGAAAGCTATGTATAACTAGCTGCAAAGCAAGGAGAGGGGCATGTGGGCTATTTGATTATCCTAGTCAAAATGATAGCCTAATGTTGGTCCCCAACGTCACTTGATCATGTACTAGTGAACCACAACTAGGGAATGCTTAACTGGCTTTAGTTGGAGAATATGTAGAAGGTGCCAAAAGGCAGTTAAAGAGTCAATTTCTATGGGTTTCTTGCTTGggctttaattttgaaaattccTAAAGAATGTACTCtaaaggggagccttggcgtaacggGTAAAATA includes these proteins:
- the LOC107794372 gene encoding cytokinin riboside 5'-monophosphate phosphoribohydrolase LOG3 isoform X3; this encodes MGLVSQAVHDGGRHVIGVIPKTLMPRELTGETVGEVKAVADMHQRKAEMARHSDAFIALPGGYGTLEELLEVITWAQLGIHDKPVGLLNVDGYYNSLLSFIDKAVEEGFISPNAREIIVSAPTAKELVKKLEEYVPCHERVASKLSWEMEQLGYPQAQEMAR
- the LOC107794372 gene encoding cytokinin riboside 5'-monophosphate phosphoribohydrolase LOG3 isoform X1, whose protein sequence is MEREMISDVMVVSKFKRICVFCGSSQGKKSSYQDAAIELGNELVSRNIDLVYGGGSIGLMGLVSQAVHDGGRHVIGVIPKTLMPRELTGETVGEVKAVADMHQRKAEMARHSDAFIALPGGYGTLEELLEVITWAQLGIHDKPVGLLNVDGYYNSLLSFIDKAVEEGFISPNAREIIVSAPTAKELVKKLEEYVPCHERVASKLSWEMEQLGYPQAQEMAR
- the LOC107794372 gene encoding cytokinin riboside 5'-monophosphate phosphoribohydrolase LOG3 isoform X2; translated protein: MFPFFKSVYRKKFLRPSVGKAADILLSQEFTGHVGVFVVYMLLTGETVGEVKAVADMHQRKAEMARHSDAFIALPGGYGTLEELLEVITWAQLGIHDKPVGLLNVDGYYNSLLSFIDKAVEEGFISPNAREIIVSAPTAKELVKKLEEYVPCHERVASKLSWEMEQLGYPQAQEMAR